One Anastrepha obliqua isolate idAnaObli1 chromosome 6, idAnaObli1_1.0, whole genome shotgun sequence DNA window includes the following coding sequences:
- the LOC129250653 gene encoding uncharacterized protein LOC129250653 — protein sequence MVVRVTEKLMQNTLPLPPPARISMESPQPLPHFFVGDAAFPLRTNLMRPYPGFNLPRTKRIFNYRLSRARSVIENSFGILTARWRILRTSIECDPKNCEKVVLACIVLHNFIILNDHNRWYCPENYVDRQEPGNIVHCGEWRREINILASLFQEIDCFQDAILNLSTSVAFFPLGRCDWGGDVADVDGNGESTSSKNSSSGTIGGNGESIEVAIEGVSEATHFVST from the exons ATGGTAGTCAGAGTGACggag AAGTTGATGCAAAATACTTTGCCACTACCGCCTCCCGCGCGTATATCTATGGAATCGCCCCAACCATTACCACATTTTTTCGTTGGTGATGCTGCATTCCCATTGAGAACAAACTTGATGCGTCCATATCCCGGTTTTAACTTACCAAGAACCAAGCGGATTTTTAATTATCGCCTTTCAAGAGCGCGTAGTGTAATAGAGAACAGCTTTGGAATATTAACGGCGCGATGGAGAATTCTTCGCACCTCGATTGAATGTGACcctaaaaattgcgaaaaagtaGTGCTAGCCTGCATTgttttacacaattttataattttaaacgaTCACAATCGTTGGTATTGCCCTGAAAATTATGTTGATCGACAAGAACCAGGCAACATCGTTCATTGTGGGGAATGGCGACGGGAAATTAATATATTA gCATCTCTTTTTCAAGAGATCGATTGCTTCCAAGATGCCATTCTCAACCTCAGCACTTCTGTCGCGTTTTTTCCGCTAGGTCGTTGTGACTGGGGTGGAGATGTCGCTGATGTTGATGGCAATGGGGAATCTACATCATCAAAAAACTCTTCTTCTGGCACTATTGGTGGCAATGGTGAGAGCATAGAAGTAGCAATTGAAGGCGTAAGCGAAGCTACACATTTTGTGAGCACCTAA